The Penaeus vannamei isolate JL-2024 chromosome 13, ASM4276789v1, whole genome shotgun sequence genome window below encodes:
- the LOC138863851 gene encoding tropomyosin beta chain-like, with protein MSVSNAKKKSNASCIIFLFSLLCFAGLVIALLSSAYYEALRRARQAEDDARTSWKRAESEWRKKESEAIKAAEKKASAYHQQVKQTQEKVIRAQKATEGFEKRILNAEKEAALSKKESQDFQGKLADTLSEIVRMTKENKGLQERLEKAQKKAEEARQDVRMLEQAVKSGVVVTSEMPKVLTENYNAREAESLTDCDTFSSSGWAKYLLIGTMVFLFICRKVATTYWYKMQDVFSRSEKQLPR; from the exons ATGAGTGTCTCTAACGCAAAGAAAAAGTCAAATGCTTCGTGTATTATCTTTCT GTTTTCCCTGCTGTGCTTCGCGGGCCTCGTCATCGCGCTCCTGTCTTCCGCCTATTACGAAGCCCTCCGGCGGGCGAGGCAGGCGGAGGACGACGCCCGGACGTCGTGGAAAAGGGCCGAGTCGGAATGGcggaagaaggagagcgaagcCATAAAAGCAGCGGAGAAGAAGGCCAGTGCCTACCACCAGCAGGTCAAACAGACGCAGGAGAAGGTGATCCGAGCTCAGAAAGCCACCGAGGGCTTCGAGAAGAGGATCCTGAATGCGGAGAAGGAAGCCGCCCTCTCGAAAAAGGAGAGCCAGGATTTTCAGGGGAAACTCGCAGACACGCTGTCGGAGATCGTGCGAATGACGAAGGAAAACAAAGGCCTTCAGGAAAGACTGGAGAAGGCACAGAAGAAGGCCGAAGAAGCCAGGCAAGATGTCAGGATGCTTGAGCAAGCAGTTAAGAGTGGCGTGGTGGTTACTTCAG AAATGCCTAAGGTCTTAACAGAAAATTATAACGCACGGGAGGCGGAGTCCTTGACAg ACTGCGACACGTTCTCAAGCAGTGGATGGGCAAAGTACCTCCTTATTGGCACGATGGTCTTCTTGTTCATCTGCCGAAAAGTTGCGACTACTTACTGGTATAAGATGCAAGATGTGTTTTCTAGATCCGAGAAACAATTGCCCAGATAA
- the LOC138863697 gene encoding uncharacterized protein, whose protein sequence is MEPEDYRAAIISGAVEHPWKRLLSQGDPNLPLRVKTQDSKQELGFGFLVHRRLAKNIVEFCNVSERVASITIKLNNRYYLKIVQVYVPPCSHSDEDTESFYEDVYLASERIKTQFTIIMGDFNAKIDSLLSDEDLNTNQINKQFNDIIKEAALDVRKTDKRSSSKISTEANAVTRDVPNIIAEEIKRAIKGIKRGKTPGGNRIGFRSGFSTTDHIHMLAQIREKINEYRKLLCMPFIDYTKAFDSIQIPALLEAIRRKGVEDVYSCLEEIFKKPEWNRKGIKIGDEYLI, encoded by the exons atggaaccagaGGATTATCGAGCAGCGATCAT TTCAGGTGCGGTCGAACATCCGTGGAAGCGGCTCCTGTCCCAGGGCGACCCCAATCTGCCATTG AGAGTTAAAACCCAGGATAGCAAGCAGGAATTAGGGTTCGGTTTCTTAGTTCACAGACGCTTAGCAAAGAACATCGTGGAATTCTGTAatgtaagcgaaagagtggcttcaataacaataaaactaaacaataggtactaCTTAAAGATTGTTCAAGTCTATGTTCCACCCTGCAGCCACAGTGACGAAGATacagagagcttctatgaagatgtatatttagccagcgagagaattaAAACCCaattcacaataattatgggagattttaatgccaaaatag ATTCACTCCTCAGCGACGAAGATCTTAACACTAaccaaattaacaaacagttcaatgacataattaaagaagctgcacttgatgTACGTAAGACCGACAAGCGAAGCTCCAGCAAGATCtca acagaagcaaacgcggtaactagagacgtacctaacatcatagcagaagaaataaaaagagcaattaaaggcataaagagagggaaaacaccaggtggaAACAGAATTG gcttccgcagtggattctcaacaacagatcacatccacatgctcgcccaaataagagaaaaaataaacgaatataggaaactccTGTGTATGCCATTCATTGATTACacaaaggcatttgactctataCAAATACCAGCATTATTAGAAGCTATTCGAAGAAAGGGAGTAGAGgatgtatatt cttgccttgaggaaatattcaagaagccAGAATGGAACAGAAAGGGAATCAAAATAGGAGATGAATACCTAATCTAA